Part of the Clostridium sporogenes genome, ACATCTATAATTCTACTTTCTCCTAAATCATCTTCTTTAGGTTCTGTATTTATTCCATCTACAGTAAAATCCGTATAACTTTCCATGAAAGAATTTACTCCATCTAATTCTACTTCCTTATCTATAAATATATCATCCACTATATAGCAAATATCTCTATTTTCCTTAGCCCTATATATTAATTCTATTTTAGCAAAAGCCTCCACACTTACTTTATCATCTAGTACAGTTATTTTCTTTTTATGAATATTTAAATTAGTCTTTAATATACTTCCTACCTCTGGTTTATCAGCTCCTATTTTTATACTAGTTTTAACCAAAAGCTCTCCTGTAGCTGTACCTGCTATTTTATCAATAGAAATTGGATTCCTAAGCATTTGTATATCCTGCAGTGCATCTAAATCTTTTATTATTTCAAAATTATATTTTTTATAAACTGCTCCTTTTAATCTAACTATACCTTCTATAGATATTTTTCTTTCGTTAACTATTTTACAATACATATCCTCAACAAAACATTCCGCTTCGCATAACATATCTTTTTCTGTGCCAGTTATCTGCATATCATTTGAAAACTTGCTACTATATCTAGTATTGTATAAAACCCCTCTCTCTTCTTCTTTTGCGAGATATAATATGTTATAGTCTATATATCCTTCCATATAAAGTTTATCTTGCATGACTTCCTTACTTGTTATATAAGGTTTAGCATCTAACATAAGTACTTCATAAACATCTGGATGAGTATCTGGAATAACATATTCCCCTTTTATAGGGGTATTAACAAAATTTTCTCCAAGTAATTGTTCACATTCTATATTTTCTTTAAGTAAATTCAAGTCCATTTAACTTATCCCTCCCATAAAGCCTACTAATAATTTATATAATAGTTTTAGGGAAATTATGCATATAAAAAAAAATTGGTACTTATTAAGTACCAATCCATTTATAATACAAAATCTAATTGAACTGTCTTTGTTAATACATCCGAATAACTATATGTCACTTTCCTTTGGGTGTCGTCTTCTAATCTTATAACAAAAATACTTGGGTAAGTTTCTTCTAGTACACCTTCATTAACAAATGTTTTTCTTCTTCCACCATTTGCTTTTAAAGTTACCCTTTCACCAACATGGCTTTCTATGTCTCTCTTTATGTTAGCGATGACATTTCTTCTTTCCATATTTAACACCCTCTTTCTACATTTTACATTATACATTAAAATATAGAAAATGTCAAATCAACTTTATATTTTACCAATTTATTATAAGGTTTGTCAATATTATTTTTCATATAAATATTTGGATTTTTTTAAAAATTTCTTGTTATTCTTAATATTACCTTAAAATTATATATATATTCAAAATTTAATAAAGCTCTATACATATTCTGACTTAGGAAACCCTTCTCTATATTTCCCTCTGGTCTGCAATCCACCGATTCCTTTTATACCTGTTATTGTATTCTCTAAAGCATCCTCTATAGATACTATATTACTTATGTTTGTATAGGCTATTTTTTCACATAAAAATACTGGGTCTAAGCAATGTATTAAAACCCTTCCTGGTGAACTAGCATAATTAGCACCTGCATCTAATATAGCTTCATAACAAGATTGACAAGCCCCAGCGAATATAATTAAATCATCATAACTTCTTTCATAATCTCTTAAAACCCCTACAGTCTTAACAAAATATTTAGAGTTTCTATAGTTATTTATATCTGTATAATTTTCCGTTTCTTTTAATACAGCATCATGGCCTGTTATGACTACGATATCAGGTTTATATAACTTAACTAAATTTAATACCTTATTAGGTTGTTCCTTTTCTAAAACGGTCTCTCCAACCACATCTAACTGCAATTGCTTGTATACCTTAAGGCATGTATCTAAGTATTCTGAATCTCCATCTACATGAAGAATTTTACCTGGCCTCCCAAAATACAATTCTTTGGTTTTTATATTTTTATTTGTTCTATACATTTTCTCTATCTTACTTTTCTTATTTAAGTGCTTTCCCTTAGCCTCCCCTCTAAATTTTCTATCATCTAATATTTTTTTTATAGAGTCATTGACTTTACTAGTAAACACTTCTTCTTTCTTAGTCATGGTAGCTACTGATACTTCTTCTAAATCTTCGTATGGCGAATCTGCTATTATTCTTACATTTACACCTTTTAAAGTATATATTTCCCTGTCTTCTTCTTGCTTTATATCTATTATTTTAAATGTTATGTCTTTTTTATAAGATTTTCTTACAACTATATCTCCTATTTCCATATAATTTAGCTCCACCTTAATAAATCAATCACTCTATATACTATGATGCTTATAATAAATTTGTTAACAAAACTATTTAAGGCATATAAAACTATATAAGCTTCATATGCCTTAATATATTCATTATTCTTTTTGTGAATATATTTTTTTAAATTCTTCAATAAAATTAATATATTTATCTTTTTCAGAAATCAATTCCTCCATCTTCTTATTAAAAGTATTTGATGGCCAAGTAACTTCATTGTAATAATATCTGTTGCTTAATCTCCAAAATCTCTGTGGAAATAATAAAAATGCAAATAAGGTTCTATACTCTTCCTGTTTTAATGGATTTATGGCTGTGTAAGAATTTAATATAAGTTCTGCATATTCTATATTCCAATCTACTCTTTTTAAAACCTTTATCATAAAATTAGAAATATCGTAGGTTTTTATTTCTCTTTTACAATAATCAAAATCTATAACATTAATATCATTATTTTTATCTATTATTATATTATGATAAGTATAATCATGATGACAAAAGCTTTTTTCTTCCTCAGTTTTTTTGCATATTTCCATATAAGCAGAATCCTCTAAAACTTTCATAGATCTCTTACCTAATTCCTTGTAAAATTCTATGTTTTTTATATAACTTAGATCAAAATCCGTTTTATTGTTATTCTTCCTTATCATTTCTCTCATCTTATCTAAAGATCTAACTCTTTTTTTCATTAAATTTGGCCATCTACCTAAATCTGTTTTCAGCTTACTATTCTCTGGAGGTTCATATCCTTTTGATGCTATATGAAGATAAGCTAATGCCCTAGCTGCTAATATGAGATCTTCTTTGTCTCTAAAATTACATTCTCTCCCTTCTATCCATTCTGACAAAGTATATATATCTTCGTTTACAAGTGCATAGGGTTCCTCATTTAGATTTAAAAAATAATTGTCCACATAGTTAAATCCATTCTTCATAAGATGCTCTTTAGCACCAGAAACAAATAATAATTTTTGTACCCCATAATTAATTTTTTTTAAACATCTATCTCCTTCATTAGTTTTTAAATGATATACTCCTCTATGAGGTTTAAGTTTTTCAATTTTAATATTAAACTGTCTTTCAATTTCAAATTCTCTCATCATAGTTAACCACCTCTATTAAAACTATATGTGTATTATTATAGTTTTAGAAGTAATTTAACACTTTTCCCTTTAAATTAATATAATGAATTATGATGAATTAAGAAAGGAAAATTTTTATGCGCATAGGTATTGATGGAAGACCTGCTTATTGGTATAGAGGCACTGGAATAGGCACTTACACTTACCAATTAATCAATTCTCTAAATAAAATAGATAAGAAAAATGATTATTTAATTTTTAATCCTGAATTTTCAAATTCTCCTTTAAAATTAAACAATAATTTTAATATAAAAAATATAAATGCTCATTCTCCAAAAAATTTTTGGAATGAAGTAAACATACCTGCAATATTAAAAAACAATAGCATGGACATTTATCACGTACCTCAAAATGGGGTAGGACTTCCTAAAAATAAAAATTGTAAATTTATAATAACATTACATGATGTAATTCCTTATAGAATGCCAGAAACCGTAAGCGATAGATATTTAAAAATATTTTCAGAAGAAATACCTAAAATAGTCTCTTCTTCTGATGGTATAATAACAGTTTCTGATTTTTCAAAGAAAGATATAATAA contains:
- a CDS encoding CotS family spore coat protein, which translates into the protein MMREFEIERQFNIKIEKLKPHRGVYHLKTNEGDRCLKKINYGVQKLLFVSGAKEHLMKNGFNYVDNYFLNLNEEPYALVNEDIYTLSEWIEGRECNFRDKEDLILAARALAYLHIASKGYEPPENSKLKTDLGRWPNLMKKRVRSLDKMREMIRKNNNKTDFDLSYIKNIEFYKELGKRSMKVLEDSAYMEICKKTEEEKSFCHHDYTYHNIIIDKNNDINVIDFDYCKREIKTYDISNFMIKVLKRVDWNIEYAELILNSYTAINPLKQEEYRTLFAFLLFPQRFWRLSNRYYYNEVTWPSNTFNKKMEELISEKDKYINFIEEFKKIYSQKE
- the yabG gene encoding sporulation peptidase YabG, yielding MEIGDIVVRKSYKKDITFKIIDIKQEEDREIYTLKGVNVRIIADSPYEDLEEVSVATMTKKEEVFTSKVNDSIKKILDDRKFRGEAKGKHLNKKSKIEKMYRTNKNIKTKELYFGRPGKILHVDGDSEYLDTCLKVYKQLQLDVVGETVLEKEQPNKVLNLVKLYKPDIVVITGHDAVLKETENYTDINNYRNSKYFVKTVGVLRDYERSYDDLIIFAGACQSCYEAILDAGANYASSPGRVLIHCLDPVFLCEKIAYTNISNIVSIEDALENTITGIKGIGGLQTRGKYREGFPKSEYV
- a CDS encoding DUF3794 and LysM peptidoglycan-binding domain-containing protein, whose protein sequence is MDLNLLKENIECEQLLGENFVNTPIKGEYVIPDTHPDVYEVLMLDAKPYITSKEVMQDKLYMEGYIDYNILYLAKEEERGVLYNTRYSSKFSNDMQITGTEKDMLCEAECFVEDMYCKIVNERKISIEGIVRLKGAVYKKYNFEIIKDLDALQDIQMLRNPISIDKIAGTATGELLVKTSIKIGADKPEVGSILKTNLNIHKKKITVLDDKVSVEAFAKIELIYRAKENRDICYIVDDIFIDKEVELDGVNSFMESYTDFTVDGINTEPKEDDLGESRIIDVEALVKSNTRVMYKKEIELIEDMYSPNMMLNMNKEDYELNVMQGHSKNECIVKENIEITSDMPSIREIIMTEGKAYITDKKIVEDKVVIEGVLNAEVMYKTTEDEKYIYTLKEDMPFSCAVDIPGTKIDMQCMTKVVLEDIEANIEANTVAIKALIEVYSRVNYTSHKEFLVNVEPMEEEVPEKKSSITIYVVQQGDTLWKIAKRYYTTVDNLVLINEIDNPDVIKPGQKLIIPGKAII
- a CDS encoding Veg family protein; its protein translation is MERRNVIANIKRDIESHVGERVTLKANGGRRKTFVNEGVLEETYPSIFVIRLEDDTQRKVTYSYSDVLTKTVQLDFVL